A window of the Bacillus andreraoultii genome harbors these coding sequences:
- a CDS encoding TrmH family RNA methyltransferase produces MKFIQSVKNEKVKQWKKLLTKKERDKTGLFLVEGEHLVEEAHHADWMTELIVTESYHSKLPKAKFANIDLYVVANEIAKVISDTETPQGIFAVCKQMKKSVVEGKRYLLIDAVQDPGNVGTMIRTADSAGVDAVIVGEGSVDIWNAKVLRAAQGSHFHLPIIRGNLTEWINKFREQNISIYGTALKNAVPMNQVQAQESFALIVGNEGQGVNEELLSKTTKNLYIPIYGKSESLNVSVATGILLYYLRGKH; encoded by the coding sequence ATGAAGTTTATTCAATCAGTAAAAAATGAAAAAGTGAAGCAATGGAAAAAATTATTAACAAAAAAAGAACGGGATAAAACAGGTTTATTCCTTGTTGAAGGGGAGCATCTAGTTGAAGAAGCACATCACGCTGACTGGATGACTGAGCTCATTGTGACTGAAAGCTATCATTCAAAATTACCGAAAGCAAAATTTGCAAATATAGATCTTTATGTAGTTGCAAATGAGATAGCTAAAGTGATATCTGATACAGAAACACCACAAGGTATTTTTGCTGTCTGTAAGCAAATGAAAAAAAGTGTAGTTGAAGGGAAAAGGTATTTACTTATCGATGCGGTTCAAGACCCGGGAAATGTCGGTACGATGATTCGAACGGCGGATAGTGCCGGTGTGGATGCTGTTATTGTTGGAGAAGGCAGTGTTGACATATGGAATGCAAAAGTGTTGCGTGCAGCACAAGGCAGTCATTTTCATTTACCAATCATTCGGGGGAATTTGACTGAATGGATAAATAAATTTAGGGAGCAGAATATTTCAATTTATGGAACTGCACTAAAAAATGCAGTACCTATGAACCAGGTGCAAGCGCAAGAATCTTTTGCACTAATTGTAGGAAATGAAGGACAAGGTGTGAACGAAGAACTTTTGAGTAAAACGACAAAAAATCTATATATTCCAATTTATGGAAAAAGTGAATCATTAAATGTATCAGTAGCCACAGGGATTTTACTCTATTATTTACGTGGTAAACATTGA
- the pheT gene encoding phenylalanine--tRNA ligase subunit beta — protein MLVSYKWLESYVDVSEITAEDLAEKITRSGIEVESVEQKSAGLKNIVVGHVLSCVDHPNSDHLHICQVDIGEEEPTQIICGAPNVAAGQKVIVALPGARIAGNVKIKRGKIRGEVSNGMICSLQELGIEGKVVPKEYADGIYVLPESAIPGSDALKLLNMDDFILELGLTPNRADCMSMIGVAYETAAILGKKVKLPKIKAVTSNEKVSDYISVRVDAKSDAPLYTAKVIKNVKIGPSPLWLQTRLINAGIRPHNNVVDVTNFILLEYGQPLHAFDYDRLGSNEIVVRRAKAGEKMITLDDAERMLSEDHLVITNGEVPVALAGVMGGANSEVGNDTTTILLESAYFDSKVIRKASKDHGLRSEASSRYEKGIDPTRVREASERACALIAEFAGGEVLEGTVEVDTLELKPVVVEVELSKVNQFLGTDLTVETIEEILNRLQFVYKKDGETFAVDIPSRRWDISIKEDMYEEIARLYGYDHIPMTLPEGIGTAGSLTPYQKKRRVVHEVLEGAGLNQAVTYSLTSEEKYGQFALERTEPIKLAMPMSEEHAVLRLSLLPHLLDAISYNKARKNENVALFETGAIFVSNGANVQPKEHEYLAGAMVGLYVNHPWQGEKVPVDFYVVKGILEALFVKLQVDEMIRYEKAEIDGMHPGQTAKILLNNAVLGFVGKIHPSMEKQYDVKNVFVFELNLEKLLNTDVVPLAYESIPRFPGITRDIALIVDRKTTAGELEQIINEAGGKLLKEAKVFDLYEGEKVDAGKKSVAFTLTYLDPERTLTDDEVTKVHEKVLVSLNEKFGAELRK, from the coding sequence ATGCTTGTTTCATATAAATGGCTTGAATCGTATGTTGATGTGAGCGAAATTACAGCCGAAGATTTAGCTGAAAAAATTACTCGCTCAGGTATTGAAGTAGAAAGTGTTGAACAAAAATCAGCAGGATTAAAAAATATTGTGGTCGGACATGTACTTTCTTGTGTGGACCATCCAAACTCAGACCATCTTCATATTTGCCAAGTAGATATCGGTGAAGAAGAACCAACTCAAATCATTTGTGGTGCACCGAATGTCGCAGCAGGACAAAAAGTGATTGTAGCACTTCCAGGGGCAAGAATAGCTGGAAACGTGAAAATTAAACGTGGTAAAATTCGCGGCGAAGTTTCAAACGGTATGATTTGCTCATTACAAGAACTTGGTATTGAAGGAAAGGTTGTACCGAAAGAATATGCAGACGGAATTTACGTACTTCCAGAATCGGCCATACCTGGTAGTGATGCACTAAAATTATTAAATATGGATGATTTTATTTTAGAACTAGGATTAACTCCGAACCGAGCTGATTGCATGAGTATGATTGGTGTTGCTTATGAAACAGCAGCAATTTTAGGAAAAAAAGTAAAATTACCTAAAATAAAAGCTGTCACTAGTAATGAAAAAGTAAGTGATTATATTTCGGTTCGAGTCGATGCGAAAAGTGATGCACCGTTATATACGGCCAAAGTAATCAAAAATGTAAAAATTGGTCCGTCCCCATTATGGCTGCAAACACGACTCATCAATGCTGGGATTCGTCCTCACAATAATGTAGTCGATGTAACCAACTTTATTCTACTAGAATACGGACAACCATTGCATGCGTTTGATTATGATCGTCTTGGGTCAAATGAAATTGTTGTACGTCGGGCAAAAGCTGGAGAAAAGATGATTACGTTAGATGATGCTGAACGTATGTTATCTGAAGATCATCTCGTTATTACAAATGGTGAAGTACCAGTTGCATTAGCTGGTGTAATGGGTGGAGCTAACTCTGAAGTAGGTAATGATACAACAACGATATTACTGGAATCTGCCTATTTTGATAGTAAAGTTATTCGGAAGGCATCTAAAGATCATGGACTTCGTAGTGAAGCTAGTAGTCGCTATGAAAAAGGAATTGATCCAACTCGCGTACGAGAAGCATCAGAACGAGCATGTGCATTAATTGCAGAATTTGCAGGTGGAGAAGTACTGGAAGGTACCGTCGAAGTGGATACATTGGAACTCAAACCCGTAGTAGTTGAAGTTGAGCTATCGAAAGTGAATCAATTTTTAGGTACTGATTTAACTGTTGAAACAATTGAAGAGATTTTAAATCGTCTACAATTCGTTTACAAAAAAGATGGTGAAACTTTTGCGGTTGATATTCCGTCTCGTCGTTGGGATATTTCCATTAAGGAAGATATGTATGAAGAAATTGCAAGACTTTATGGTTATGATCATATTCCAATGACACTTCCTGAAGGTATTGGAACAGCAGGTAGTTTAACTCCATACCAAAAGAAACGAAGAGTTGTCCATGAAGTACTAGAGGGGGCTGGATTAAACCAAGCTGTGACGTACTCATTAACGAGTGAAGAAAAATACGGTCAATTTGCATTAGAGAGAACTGAACCAATTAAACTTGCTATGCCGATGAGTGAAGAACATGCGGTTTTACGATTAAGTTTACTTCCTCATTTATTGGATGCCATCTCTTATAATAAAGCTCGGAAAAATGAAAACGTCGCTTTATTTGAAACAGGTGCCATTTTTGTATCAAACGGAGCGAACGTTCAACCGAAAGAACATGAATACTTAGCAGGTGCAATGGTAGGTCTTTATGTTAATCATCCATGGCAAGGCGAAAAAGTACCGGTTGATTTTTATGTTGTTAAAGGTATTTTAGAAGCGTTATTCGTTAAATTACAAGTGGACGAAATGATTCGTTACGAAAAGGCAGAAATTGACGGAATGCATCCTGGTCAAACAGCCAAAATTTTATTAAATAACGCTGTTCTTGGATTTGTCGGTAAAATCCACCCATCGATGGAAAAACAATACGATGTGAAAAATGTCTTTGTATTTGAGCTTAACTTAGAAAAGCTGTTAAATACAGATGTTGTTCCATTAGCTTACGAATCCATTCCAAGATTCCCGGGGATTACACGTGATATCGCTCTAATTGTAGATCGTAAAACAACAGCCGGAGAACTGGAACAAATTATAAATGAAGCTGGCGGGAAATTATTGAAGGAAGCAAAAGTATTTGACCTTTACGAAGGTGAAAAAGTTGACGCCGGGAAAAAATCAGTTGCTTTTACCCTAACGTACTTAGATCCAGAAAGAACATTGACGGACGATGAAGTAACAAAGGTTCACGAAAAAGTACTAGTTTCTTTAAATGAAAAATTTGGTGCAGAATTAAGAAAATAA
- the pheS gene encoding phenylalanine--tRNA ligase subunit alpha, protein MKERLHELKEEVLEKISKATDLKHLNDVRVAYLGKKGPITEVLRGMGKLSPEERPIIGSLANEIRAKISEKLDAKKAELEELAVQKKLEEESIDITLPGRPVTLGCDHPLTKTIREIEDLFIGLGYEVAEGPEVETDYYNFEALNLPKNHPARDMQDSFYITEELLLRTHTSPVQARTMEKAKGRGPVKVICPGRVYRRDNDDATHSHQFMQIEGLVVDENIRMSDLKGTLNIFAKKIFGEDREIRLRPSFFPFTEPSVEMDISCKMCGGKGCNVCKGTGWIEILGAGMVHPNVLRMSGFDPEKYSGFAFGMGPERIAMLKYGIDDIRHFYTNDVRFLKQFAPVDL, encoded by the coding sequence GTGAAAGAACGTTTACATGAACTAAAAGAAGAAGTACTGGAAAAGATTTCTAAAGCGACAGACTTGAAACATTTAAATGATGTTCGGGTTGCCTATTTAGGGAAGAAAGGACCAATTACCGAAGTTTTACGAGGAATGGGGAAGCTTTCACCAGAAGAACGTCCAATCATCGGTTCCCTTGCTAATGAAATCCGAGCAAAAATTTCTGAAAAACTAGATGCTAAAAAAGCGGAGTTAGAAGAGTTAGCTGTACAAAAGAAATTAGAAGAAGAATCGATTGATATTACTTTACCAGGACGACCCGTTACATTAGGTTGCGACCATCCTTTGACGAAAACCATCCGAGAAATTGAAGACTTATTTATTGGTCTTGGTTATGAAGTTGCAGAAGGTCCAGAAGTAGAAACAGACTATTACAATTTTGAAGCATTAAATTTACCGAAAAACCATCCTGCTCGTGATATGCAAGATTCTTTTTACATTACCGAAGAACTTTTATTACGTACACATACATCACCTGTACAAGCACGGACAATGGAAAAGGCGAAAGGAAGGGGACCTGTAAAAGTAATTTGTCCGGGTCGTGTATATCGTCGTGATAACGATGATGCAACACACTCCCATCAATTTATGCAAATTGAAGGACTTGTTGTGGATGAAAACATTCGTATGAGTGATTTGAAAGGAACTTTAAATATTTTTGCGAAAAAGATTTTTGGTGAAGATCGTGAAATTCGTCTCCGTCCAAGCTTTTTCCCGTTTACAGAACCATCTGTTGAAATGGATATTTCTTGTAAAATGTGTGGCGGTAAAGGATGCAATGTATGTAAAGGAACCGGTTGGATTGAAATTTTAGGTGCTGGAATGGTCCATCCAAATGTGTTACGTATGAGTGGATTTGATCCAGAAAAATATAGCGGTTTTGCATTCGGTATGGGTCCTGAACGAATTGCAATGTTGAAATACGGGATTGATGATATTCGTCATTTCTATACAAATGATGTTCGTTTCTTAAAACAATTTGCACCAGTAGATTTATAA
- a CDS encoding DUF7305 domain-containing protein has product MSWKNNEQGIALTMVVFILTVVTILGLSIITLSMNNVKMSSGERSSQASYYIAESGINYKMDEIYKELDAINKEASAEVFFQHVEEQLKLNEIDMYTDFEKSFNNQPKAEVKVVKVKKSNANSSNERDYKIISKGVIGNRSRTAEKKFSVDFTQNSSVNLPNTALFVNKNIDLLGGAYIDGATGINSSSQGAIRLDGGAKITGDIFVGPNAKDDIIDKPAYMNIPNKIVKLNEIKTFHMPVFPEYPTYPMISDELFIHNQWNTYEVIKNGSLYINNWMVNNYTLDMRENLQLDKIIINQNYTLNINIGNSNHSLVVNEMNMPQGKINIIGTGKLTIFVKNNITLGGGAEINSPKNPQSVKEKIKQLDIYYKGRNLTMSGAQKIYGSLFAERANITMTGGSGFQGSIVTGGTEVNINGGTNALTQIFYAPNAAVNLSGGGKIVGSIVANSFTGTGGGFVKYEKFHDVEDLPPFLGSSKGTISIQTQPTREK; this is encoded by the coding sequence GTGAGCTGGAAAAATAATGAACAAGGAATTGCTTTAACAATGGTTGTATTCATTTTAACAGTCGTCACGATTTTAGGATTATCAATTATAACACTTTCAATGAACAATGTTAAGATGAGTTCAGGTGAAAGGTCAAGCCAAGCTTCTTATTATATTGCTGAATCAGGAATTAATTATAAGATGGACGAAATATATAAAGAGTTGGATGCGATAAATAAGGAAGCTAGTGCGGAAGTTTTCTTTCAACATGTTGAAGAACAATTAAAATTAAACGAAATAGACATGTATACAGATTTCGAGAAGTCCTTTAATAATCAACCTAAAGCAGAAGTTAAAGTAGTGAAAGTAAAGAAAAGTAATGCAAACTCCAGTAATGAAAGAGACTATAAAATCATATCAAAAGGAGTTATAGGAAATCGTTCACGAACAGCTGAGAAGAAATTTAGTGTTGATTTCACACAAAACTCATCTGTGAATCTTCCAAACACGGCTCTTTTTGTGAATAAGAATATTGACTTATTAGGCGGCGCATATATTGACGGAGCTACGGGAATCAACTCATCTAGTCAAGGGGCAATTCGACTTGATGGTGGAGCGAAAATTACGGGGGATATTTTCGTCGGTCCTAATGCAAAAGATGATATTATAGACAAGCCTGCTTATATGAATATACCCAATAAGATTGTAAAGTTAAACGAAATAAAGACATTTCACATGCCAGTGTTTCCTGAGTACCCAACATATCCAATGATAAGTGATGAACTATTTATTCACAATCAGTGGAATACATATGAAGTTATAAAAAACGGCTCTTTATATATTAATAATTGGATGGTAAATAATTACACGTTAGATATGAGGGAAAATCTCCAATTAGACAAAATAATTATAAATCAAAATTATACATTGAATATAAACATTGGCAATAGCAATCACAGTTTAGTAGTCAATGAAATGAACATGCCACAGGGGAAAATAAATATTATTGGAACTGGGAAACTTACAATTTTTGTAAAAAATAATATTACGCTAGGTGGAGGAGCTGAAATTAATTCGCCTAAGAATCCTCAATCAGTTAAAGAAAAAATTAAACAGTTAGACATTTATTATAAAGGAAGAAATTTAACAATGAGTGGTGCTCAAAAAATCTATGGATCATTATTCGCTGAGCGTGCAAACATTACAATGACGGGAGGATCAGGTTTTCAAGGTTCAATTGTAACAGGAGGAACAGAGGTAAATATTAATGGCGGTACGAACGCCCTTACACAAATTTTTTATGCTCCAAATGCAGCAGTGAATTTATCTGGTGGTGGGAAAATTGTCGGCTCCATTGTTGCGAACTCCTTTACTGGAACAGGTGGTGGATTTGTAAAATATGAGAAATTTCATGATGTAGAAGATTTACCCCCCTTTTTAGGATCGTCTAAAGGAACAATTTCAATACAGACGCAACCAACACGTGAAAAATAA
- the polX gene encoding DNA polymerase/3'-5' exonuclease PolX, giving the protein MIDSKKEVIRLLETIAIYMELKGENPFKIQAFRKAANALELDERLLIEIDNFQAIPGIGKGTAAVIDEYIETGQSEVLKQLQEEVPKGLIPLLQIPGLGGKTIAKLYNELDVENVNDLKRVCEEGKVRELKGFGPKKEEKILKSIEELGMRPERLPLASVLPIVTWIEEQLAGMNSIEKFSRAGSIRRTKETVKDIDFIIATTEPHLVKEQLLKMPNIKELTNQGDTKVSCVFSFEFDISADFRIVTRDQFATTLHHFTGSKEHNIRMRQLAKERHEKISEYGIEQIETGEVLTFSTETDFYHHFQLPFISPELRDDGSEIERIDELNNLVTLTDIRGDLHMHTTWSDGAHSLEEMVEACRLRGYEYMAITDHSQFLKVANGLTEDRLRRQMDRIHQLNEKYSDFTIFTGIEMDILPDATLDFHDDLLKEVDFVIASIHSAFGQSKEMIMKRLRTACENPYVNIIAHPTGRKIGKREGYSVQIDELIQLAKDTNTILELNASPRRLDLRKEHLVKAQEAGVKIMINTDSHHRDTLSNMEIGVNYARSAWLKKDTVMNTKSLKELQLILNKTS; this is encoded by the coding sequence ATGATTGATAGTAAAAAAGAAGTGATTCGATTACTAGAGACAATCGCGATTTACATGGAGTTAAAAGGGGAAAATCCGTTTAAAATACAGGCCTTTCGTAAAGCGGCAAATGCATTAGAACTAGACGAAAGATTGTTAATTGAAATTGATAACTTTCAAGCAATACCTGGAATTGGAAAAGGAACTGCTGCAGTTATTGATGAATATATAGAAACAGGTCAATCAGAAGTTTTAAAGCAACTGCAAGAGGAGGTTCCAAAAGGACTTATCCCTCTTTTGCAAATTCCTGGTCTCGGCGGAAAGACAATTGCTAAATTATATAATGAACTCGATGTAGAAAATGTAAATGATTTAAAACGGGTATGTGAAGAGGGGAAAGTTCGAGAATTAAAGGGATTTGGCCCAAAGAAAGAGGAAAAAATTTTAAAAAGTATTGAAGAATTAGGCATGCGTCCTGAACGTTTACCACTAGCTTCGGTATTGCCAATTGTCACATGGATTGAAGAGCAGTTAGCCGGAATGAATTCGATTGAAAAATTTTCACGTGCCGGTAGTATCAGGCGGACGAAAGAAACCGTTAAAGATATAGATTTTATTATCGCAACAACGGAGCCCCACCTAGTAAAAGAACAACTATTAAAAATGCCGAATATAAAGGAACTGACTAATCAAGGAGACACGAAAGTATCATGTGTATTTTCATTTGAATTCGATATTTCAGCTGATTTTCGCATCGTTACACGGGATCAATTCGCAACAACCCTACATCATTTTACTGGTTCAAAAGAACATAATATTCGCATGCGACAACTTGCAAAAGAACGCCATGAAAAAATTAGTGAATATGGAATTGAACAAATAGAAACAGGAGAAGTACTCACTTTTTCTACTGAAACCGATTTTTATCATCATTTTCAGTTACCGTTTATAAGTCCGGAACTTCGGGATGATGGATCTGAAATCGAACGCATTGATGAATTAAATAATTTAGTTACTTTAACGGATATTCGTGGTGACTTGCATATGCATACAACATGGAGTGATGGTGCCCATTCATTAGAGGAAATGGTAGAGGCATGTCGTTTAAGAGGTTATGAATATATGGCGATTACAGATCACTCCCAATTTTTAAAAGTAGCTAACGGTCTAACAGAAGACCGCTTACGACGCCAAATGGATAGAATACATCAATTAAATGAAAAATATTCCGATTTTACGATTTTTACTGGAATTGAAATGGATATTTTACCTGATGCGACACTCGATTTTCATGACGACTTATTAAAAGAAGTAGATTTTGTCATTGCTTCGATTCATTCAGCTTTTGGGCAAAGTAAGGAAATGATTATGAAACGGTTACGAACAGCGTGTGAAAATCCGTACGTTAACATCATCGCTCATCCGACCGGAAGAAAAATTGGTAAGCGTGAAGGATATTCTGTACAAATTGATGAGCTTATTCAACTCGCTAAAGATACAAATACAATACTAGAATTAAATGCGAGTCCTAGACGTTTAGATTTACGAAAAGAACATTTAGTAAAGGCTCAAGAAGCGGGTGTGAAAATAATGATCAATACAGATAGTCATCACCGCGATACATTAAGTAATATGGAAATTGGGGTAAATTACGCAAGAAGTGCCTGGTTGAAAAAAGATACGGTTATGAATACAAAGTCATTGAAAGAGTTACAGTTAATATTAAACAAAACTTCATAA
- a CDS encoding type II secretion system protein, which produces MKKYLFGTPSNKGLTLVEIIVSLALLSIIVLSIIPLFIHSAQANKNSKEMMDATLLAQTELENIVNINDHAEQSNLEYMYDVILQKGYKKDETCENCLGINKDGHYIIVQLKNISKNNHPNESPTLGKIVIKVYQNDQKLEQESQMELVIPWKK; this is translated from the coding sequence ATGAAAAAATATCTTTTTGGTACTCCTTCAAATAAGGGCTTGACATTGGTAGAAATCATAGTTTCCTTAGCCCTACTGTCTATCATTGTTTTATCAATCATTCCTCTGTTTATTCACTCTGCACAGGCTAATAAAAATTCAAAAGAAATGATGGATGCAACACTATTAGCACAAACAGAATTGGAAAATATCGTAAACATAAATGATCATGCAGAGCAATCGAATCTTGAATATATGTATGATGTAATCTTACAAAAAGGATATAAAAAGGATGAAACATGTGAAAATTGCCTAGGAATAAATAAAGATGGCCACTATATTATCGTTCAACTAAAAAATATAAGTAAAAATAATCATCCAAATGAAAGTCCAACACTAGGAAAAATAGTTATAAAAGTTTACCAAAATGATCAGAAGCTAGAACAGGAATCCCAAATGGAGTTGGTCATCCCATGGAAAAAATAA
- a CDS encoding CvpA family protein — protein MLSLILLFFLFIGFIVGLKRGFILQVIHLTSFFIAFIIAMMYYKDLALRLTLWIPYPTIGDSETLKLLLGAMNAEEAFYRGISFFLIFIAVKIVLQIIGSMLDFVANIPIIKQLNIWAGGILGFLEVYLIIFLILYIIALFPINNVQTWIDQSAVAKGIIQHTPILSKQIYNMWF, from the coding sequence ATGCTAAGTTTGATACTACTTTTCTTCTTGTTTATCGGATTTATTGTCGGATTAAAAAGAGGATTTATTTTACAAGTAATCCATTTAACGAGTTTTTTTATCGCCTTTATTATTGCGATGATGTATTATAAAGATTTAGCTTTACGGTTAACTTTGTGGATTCCGTATCCAACGATTGGTGATAGTGAAACACTAAAATTATTGCTTGGAGCTATGAATGCCGAAGAAGCTTTTTATAGAGGAATATCCTTCTTTCTTATTTTTATTGCTGTGAAAATTGTATTACAAATTATTGGTTCCATGCTTGATTTTGTTGCTAATATCCCAATTATTAAGCAGCTAAATATTTGGGCAGGAGGAATACTCGGTTTTCTTGAAGTCTATTTAATTATCTTTCTAATTTTATATATTATCGCCTTATTTCCGATAAATAACGTGCAGACATGGATTGATCAATCTGCGGTTGCAAAGGGAATCATTCAACATACACCTATCCTTTCAAAGCAAATATATAATATGTGGTTTTAA
- the zapA gene encoding cell division protein ZapA — protein MSDVRKNRIPVEIYGQQYMIVGTEPAEHIRTVAQLVDQKMREIKGKNATLDTSQLAVLTAVNAVNEYVKMKEQLEELKRNLNQ, from the coding sequence TTGTCAGATGTACGAAAAAACAGGATTCCTGTTGAAATATATGGACAACAGTATATGATAGTTGGAACAGAACCAGCAGAACATATTCGCACGGTTGCACAATTAGTTGATCAGAAAATGCGTGAAATCAAAGGGAAAAACGCTACGTTGGATACAAGTCAACTAGCAGTTTTGACAGCTGTAAATGCCGTCAATGAATATGTAAAAATGAAAGAACAATTAGAGGAATTAAAAAGGAATCTTAATCAGTAA
- a CDS encoding PilW family protein, whose translation MRNDNGLTLVELLVALSLLSIILLFASSIFLMSQNQMNIQSKEVQVQTEERLAMNRITRDIRRANFVNARGHQELVINNTDIYKLEGTDLKKNNELIATNIKVFNVSMDCNLNEVKVVIGNLPETTISIRLENGEGACELEK comes from the coding sequence ATGAGAAATGACAACGGACTTACATTAGTTGAATTACTAGTAGCCCTTTCCCTCCTCTCAATCATCCTTCTATTTGCTAGCTCTATCTTTCTCATGTCACAAAATCAAATGAATATCCAATCGAAAGAAGTTCAAGTACAAACAGAAGAAAGATTGGCTATGAATAGGATAACGAGGGATATAAGAAGAGCGAATTTTGTGAATGCTCGCGGACATCAAGAGCTAGTAATAAACAATACAGATATATATAAATTGGAAGGAACAGATTTAAAGAAAAATAATGAATTGATTGCAACGAATATTAAAGTTTTCAATGTTTCTATGGATTGTAATCTGAATGAAGTGAAAGTAGTAATCGGAAATTTACCTGAAACAACCATATCAATAAGGCTGGAGAACGGAGAGGGTGCGTGTGAGCTGGAAAAATAA